The sequence below is a genomic window from Harmonia axyridis chromosome 1, icHarAxyr1.1, whole genome shotgun sequence.
CCCATTCGTAGTGATGACTAGAGGAAGTATCGTTATGTGGGTAAGTCTATACAGTTCTTTTAATTCAAATGCCAGATCGTGATATTTAATTATCTTTTCAGTGTACGCTTTTTCAGCGTTGTCGTCGGCCGGTACGGTGATGTCAACTATAGTGGCTCGGTTTTCCATCTTTTCAAGGATGACAATATCAGGCCGGTTGTGCGCGATTGGCCTGTCAGTTATCAGTGGATGGTCCCAATACACCTTCACAGCATCATTTTCCTGAACTTGTTTTGGTAAGTATTCATGtatttttctttctgtttttaATAATCCATATTTCAGGGCGATGGCTTGGTGGAATACTTTTGCCATGGCATTGTGCCGATCAGTGTATTCCCTGGGAGCGAGCGCGGGGCAAGATGATGTGACATGCTGAATTGTTTCTGGTGCCTGAGAGCATTTACGGCATTTATCACTAGGAAGATTTCTGCCCGTTATGTTTTTCTGATACGCTCTTGTAGGGACCACCTGATCCTGGATCGCTGACAGTctaccttccgtttctggaaaAAGGTATCCAGCTTTTAGGTATGAGAGCGATCTTTCTGTATCTATATCTCTATTATTTAGGACCGTTGGATATCTTCCGTGAAGTGCCCTGCCATGCCAATCCTCGCACAGTTCCTCGATGGTTGGAGGTTCAGCCGGATGATGTTCAGAAGCCAGGTTCAGAGCCGTAATGCCTTGATCTTCCCTGGAGCGAGCTTTATAGAAAGGTAAGTGTTTTGATTTGAAGTACTCTCTCATATCCTTGACTATTTTGTGGTGTATGGTTTCGATATTTTGCATACCTCTACCCCCTTTATTCCTCGGTATGTAAAGCCTATTTACTGAGGCATGAGGATGGTGCATTCCATGCCTGGTGAGGAGCCCTCGCACTTGAATGTCCAGT
It includes:
- the LOC123670874 gene encoding uncharacterized protein LOC123670874; amino-acid sequence: MMRIQDDLSIKILQPEDTYLGIQQGMEIRTTEAREAFKHKFFNRLKKVLQAKLNAKAMNTAISTWAIPSLSYSFGIVKWTTTGLRALDIQVRGLLTRHGMHHPHASVNRLYIPRNKGGRGMQNIETIHHKIVKDMREYFKSKHLPFYKARSREDQGITALNLASEHHPAEPPTIEELCEDWHGRALHGRYPTVLNNRDIDTERSLSYLKAGYLFPETEGRLSAIQDQVVPTRAYQKNITGRNLPSDKCRKCSQAPETIQHVTSSCPALAPREYTDRHNAMAKVFHQAIALKYGLLKTERKIHEYLPKQVQENDAVKVYWDHPLITDRPIAHNRPDIVILEKMENRATIVDITVPADDNAEKAYTEKIIKYHDLAFELKELYRLTHITILPLVITTNGLVEMHLTGNTAKLGLHEDLIEKAQKEVILWTTRIVRSFLTSN